A genomic segment from Orientia tsutsugamushi str. Boryong encodes:
- a CDS encoding IS5 family transposase (programmed frameshift): MKLDQIKELKDEKFRRLTVVRKGTFSKMVDILRQADGLKKSKGRGKNKLNFDEQLLMDLEYLREYRTYFHIGQNYGISESSAYKAVKWVEDTLVKHPNFAALPGRKALMKSDMNYEVVLIDATETPIERPKKKQKFYYSGKKKRHTLKTQIVVDKKTHQVICTDFSNGKKHDFRLFNESKILIHPKVKAITDTGYQSIQKIHNNSALPKKKSKKNPLTKNDKKNNRRLAGERVVNENVIGMLKRFKIIADKYRNRRKRFGLRFNLISGIYNFELP, from the exons ATGAAATTAGATCAGATTAAAGAGTTAAAGGATGAAAAATTTCGTCGATTAACAGTAGTAAGGAAGGGAACATTCTCAAAGATGGTGGATATTTTGAGACAAGCTGATGGTCTTAAGAAATCAAAAGGTAGGGGTAAAAATAAGCTCAATTTCGATGAACAGTTGCTGATGGACTTAGAATACCTTAGAGAATACCGTACTTATTTTCATATAGGTCAGAACTATGGAATTAGTGAAAGTTCAGCATATAAAGCTGTTAAATGGGTAGAAGATACACTAGTTAAACACCCAAACTTTGCTGCTCTTCCAGGTCGTAAAGCTCTAATGAAGAGTGATATGAATTATGAAGTAGTCTTGATTGATGCTACTGAGACTCCTATAGAAAGACCTAA AAAAAAACAAAAATTCTATTATTCAGGAAAGAAGAAAAGGCATACACTAAAAACTCAAATAGTGGTAGACAAGAAAACGCACCAAGTAATATGTACAGATTTTTCTAACGGTAAAAAACATGACTTTAGATTATTTAATGAATCCAAAATTCTTATCCATCCTAAGGTTAAAGCGATTACTGATACAGGATATCAAAGTATACAAAAAATTCACAATAATTCTGCATTACCAAAGAAAAAAAGCAAGAAAAATCCTTTAACTAAAAATGATAAAAAGAATAATCGTAGGTTAGCAGGAGAAAGAGTTGTCAATGAAAATGTTATTGGTATGCTAAAACGGTTCAAAATTATTGCTGACAAATATCGAAATAGACGTAAAAGATTCGGTCTTAGATTTAATTTGATCTCTGGCATTTATAATTTTGAACTACCTTAA